The proteins below are encoded in one region of Prevotella melaninogenica ATCC 25845:
- a CDS encoding DUF3098 domain-containing protein, which yields MDKRNLAFGKTNFILLAIGVAVVILGFILMSGGTSTETVFDPDIFSARHITIAPIVTFIGFISIIGAILYQPKETKEVEE from the coding sequence ATGGACAAAAGAAATTTAGCTTTTGGTAAGACCAACTTTATTTTGTTGGCTATAGGTGTAGCCGTTGTTATTCTCGGCTTTATCCTTATGAGTGGTGGAACATCTACTGAAACCGTATTTGATCCAGACATCTTTAGTGCACGCCATATCACGATTGCACCTATTGTTACCTTTATTGGTTTTATCTCTATCATTGGTGCTATCCTCTATCAGCCGAAAGAAACTAAAGAAGTGGAGGAATAA
- a CDS encoding RagB/SusD family nutrient uptake outer membrane protein, giving the protein MKKIIMLSICGCLLSSCSLDLQPENGLTYSNSFNTEKELNATTTSIQYYINTVVGNNYVLSTAGMKADEILDGKQLRQWNPRTVITSEYSWKGLYDIIFESNLLLDNIDKTKDLAEDRRKYHVGQAEFALGLSYFLLAQRYGEAIITDNSSEIKPYSLSSQSDVLNAAIEHAKKALDILPTWDKLTDLNGVSITNRQTASKGTAAALLAQIYAWKGSVTELYKLQGNAQEDYQKSIDYSTQLIDGQVGNYQLCSSPEELCTYLSNEKSPNPEAIFSLYFDKTRSENVVSPNEVAQNFVSWPVREDQTLADLPSSSTYQLYTSTIERLFPDATDQRLQAFFYQWGTSHEVDGTDYAIMYKFRKAIMDADQYSASGKTYRTVDADYVYWRLADFYLLRAECYQKLGNDAKAIADLNVIRSRAGALSYPSTYDTEGLKKAIFLEREKEFIGENDARYADVIRNGYVKEELQGKFLLLTNQDIQGGALFLPLPKDAWQDKDGHVINTQLRQKPYWQAYN; this is encoded by the coding sequence ATGAAGAAGATTATAATGCTCTCAATATGTGGTTGTCTTCTGTCCTCTTGCAGCCTTGACTTGCAGCCTGAGAACGGATTGACTTACAGCAACTCGTTCAATACAGAGAAAGAGTTGAATGCGACAACCACTTCTATTCAATACTATATCAACACCGTTGTTGGCAATAACTATGTTCTTTCAACAGCAGGTATGAAGGCTGACGAGATTCTTGATGGCAAGCAGTTACGCCAGTGGAATCCACGAACAGTAATAACAAGTGAGTATTCATGGAAGGGTCTTTACGACATTATCTTTGAATCAAATCTATTGCTTGATAATATAGATAAGACAAAAGACTTGGCTGAAGATCGTCGGAAGTATCATGTAGGACAAGCTGAATTCGCTCTTGGATTGTCTTATTTCCTTTTGGCACAACGTTATGGTGAGGCAATCATCACTGATAATTCTTCAGAGATAAAGCCTTACTCTCTCTCTTCACAGAGTGATGTGCTTAATGCTGCAATAGAACACGCAAAGAAAGCATTGGATATTCTGCCTACATGGGATAAGTTGACAGACTTGAATGGTGTTTCTATCACTAATCGTCAGACTGCTTCAAAGGGTACTGCTGCAGCCTTACTCGCACAGATTTATGCGTGGAAGGGTAGTGTGACAGAACTTTATAAGTTGCAGGGTAATGCGCAAGAAGATTATCAGAAGTCTATCGATTACTCAACACAGCTTATCGATGGTCAGGTCGGTAATTATCAGCTTTGCTCTTCACCAGAGGAACTCTGCACGTATCTGTCTAATGAGAAGTCTCCTAATCCAGAGGCAATCTTCAGTTTGTACTTCGATAAGACGCGCTCAGAGAATGTTGTTTCTCCTAATGAAGTGGCACAGAACTTTGTGAGCTGGCCTGTAAGAGAGGACCAAACATTAGCTGATTTACCATCAAGTAGTACCTATCAGCTTTATACTTCAACAATAGAAAGATTGTTTCCTGATGCTACTGACCAGCGTCTACAGGCATTTTTCTATCAGTGGGGTACCTCACATGAGGTAGATGGAACTGATTACGCTATTATGTATAAGTTCAGAAAAGCAATTATGGATGCCGATCAGTATTCTGCAAGTGGTAAGACTTACCGTACGGTAGATGCTGACTATGTTTACTGGCGTCTTGCTGATTTCTATCTGTTGAGAGCAGAGTGTTATCAGAAGTTAGGCAACGATGCAAAGGCTATCGCTGACCTTAATGTGATTCGTTCACGTGCTGGTGCACTTTCTTATCCATCAACCTACGATACAGAGGGACTGAAGAAGGCTATCTTCCTTGAAAGAGAGAAAGAGTTTATCGGTGAAAATGATGCACGTTATGCCGATGTCATTCGTAATGGATATGTGAAAGAAGAACTGCAAGGTAAGTTCCTTTTGCTGACCAATCAAGACATTCAAGGCGGTGCACTCTTCCTTCCACTTCCAAAGGATGCATGGCAGGATAAAGATGGACACGTTATTAATACCCAGTTGCGCCAGAAGCCATATTGGCAGGCTTATAACTAA
- a CDS encoding SusC/RagA family TonB-linked outer membrane protein: MKYHQRMFRTLRRLPSLVFLTTFILMLSWSSPASAQVAGKKFSISFKDKSVAQILDFISTKGDYKINYSDDVKNDTLLLTISFEDVDELSAVENLLSHSSFVYNIDGKVIDVFKMKNATQGQYTIRGTVKDKDGLGVPFAIVQIKGTSQGVTADIDGNFSMPVEKEEGTITISSVGYDAKTLKYHAGKAMNVILTSSAIAMGEVTVVAYGKRNTREQVGAVASVKVEDLQKAPTASIENLLQGRMAGVDVTNLSGSPGGGGSRITIRGFSSLNQKGINDGSPLYVIDGIPVSSSAGDATGGINPLSGLDPSSIESVQVLKDAASASLYGSRAGNGVILITTKKGKSGRSEVSFNFSQSLSWLPSTPMQTLGKGERDIALLLAKSQRGAHYDYITDKLIYPGSYKDSYGWDADNDGAYDYLWRNGRVLDPERRLPGIAQDSLNTFYNNRTNWWKYAFRVGKVTKADMLLAGGTDNIRYMVNAGVYNETGIMISSNFRRFSLLSNLDFNLSTKLSAFTRINLTYATQKAGADGGRVQGLTFDPKRTSTLLPGKGSTAEQVALRQLKDIDKTNSNYNVRLSVGLNYNILKGLKFSSTYSLDHYFTRVYTFTPDYLKYDKKSEVQASNIAMTNIQTENILTYNLALPSEHKLELMAGMTYNYDLLQNLSGTAKGGPTNSIKYAGEGWPSLFNDGGTVRAAQSFLTNQQEQSLLSFLGRAAYSYKKRYMAELSIRADGSSVFGKDVRWGTFPSVGLGWAFSEEHFMKKFWWLSFGKLRASWGKSGQKFQEPYLALGVMEESNIFNGSLGLIPQSMANKKLTWEESDQYDLGLDLQMLDYRLKLKLDYYYKYSSKLLMQSYLPGNVFLATNMWDNASAISNEGIEFEAQYDVIRKKNWNWSVGFNLSHNKNMLRKTYNGEDLNDKVLGRPVYGIYTFKDEGIVQKEEDIPMYLNASGKQIPLYFQSINNPLRVGGRKIKDQNYDGVIDDKDLYYAGSTLPAVYGGLNSHLEWKGLSFDVLFSYTISRKVMNMYKNSAFTFTKDFGVIMNYFHAGDFWTTSNRDAKYPSLEFADKDYVGQFDGNVDSNIENISFLRLKQLVIGYQIPKNWLKGSFIKDANVYLSGENLFLLTNYSGVDPEIINPYSGKDDGTQYPLNRKVTLGLNLKF; encoded by the coding sequence ATGAAGTATCATCAACGCATGTTTAGAACTTTAAGAAGGTTACCTTCTTTGGTGTTTCTGACAACTTTTATCTTGATGCTTTCGTGGAGTTCTCCTGCTTCTGCACAAGTAGCGGGTAAGAAATTCTCGATTTCGTTTAAGGATAAGAGTGTTGCTCAGATTTTGGATTTCATTTCTACAAAGGGAGACTACAAGATTAATTACTCTGACGATGTTAAGAACGACACGTTGCTTCTTACGATATCGTTTGAGGATGTAGACGAACTGAGTGCTGTGGAAAATCTATTGTCTCACTCATCTTTCGTCTATAATATCGATGGCAAGGTGATTGATGTGTTCAAGATGAAGAACGCAACACAAGGACAATACACGATTCGTGGCACAGTAAAAGACAAAGACGGATTGGGAGTGCCTTTTGCTATTGTGCAAATTAAGGGTACGTCGCAAGGTGTTACTGCTGATATTGACGGTAACTTCTCAATGCCTGTAGAGAAAGAAGAGGGGACGATTACTATCTCCAGCGTGGGCTATGATGCTAAAACGCTAAAGTATCATGCTGGTAAAGCTATGAACGTTATCCTGACTTCTTCAGCTATCGCAATGGGTGAGGTTACGGTTGTTGCCTATGGTAAGCGTAATACACGTGAGCAAGTGGGTGCTGTGGCTTCTGTAAAAGTTGAGGATTTGCAGAAGGCACCAACGGCAAGTATTGAGAACCTCTTGCAGGGTCGTATGGCTGGTGTAGATGTAACTAACCTCTCAGGTTCACCTGGTGGTGGTGGTTCTCGTATTACTATTCGTGGTTTTAGTTCTCTTAATCAGAAGGGTATCAATGATGGATCCCCTCTCTATGTGATTGATGGTATTCCTGTGTCAAGTAGTGCAGGAGATGCAACGGGTGGTATCAACCCATTGTCAGGACTCGATCCTTCAAGTATTGAGTCTGTACAGGTACTTAAGGATGCTGCATCAGCGTCCCTCTATGGTTCACGTGCTGGTAATGGTGTTATCCTTATTACAACGAAGAAGGGTAAGTCTGGACGTTCTGAAGTGAGCTTCAATTTCTCACAGTCTCTTTCTTGGTTGCCAAGTACACCAATGCAAACCCTTGGTAAGGGTGAACGCGATATTGCACTTCTTCTTGCAAAGAGTCAGAGAGGTGCACATTATGATTATATCACGGATAAGTTGATTTATCCAGGTTCTTATAAGGATTCCTATGGTTGGGATGCTGATAATGATGGTGCTTACGACTATTTGTGGCGTAATGGTAGGGTGTTAGACCCAGAACGTCGACTGCCTGGTATTGCACAAGATTCACTTAATACCTTCTATAATAACAGAACAAACTGGTGGAAGTATGCCTTCCGTGTTGGTAAGGTGACCAAGGCTGATATGTTGTTGGCTGGTGGTACTGATAATATTCGATATATGGTTAATGCTGGTGTCTATAATGAGACTGGTATTATGATTAGTTCTAACTTCCGTCGTTTTAGTTTGTTGAGTAATCTTGATTTCAATCTGTCAACAAAGTTGAGTGCTTTCACACGTATTAATCTTACATATGCTACGCAGAAAGCTGGAGCAGATGGAGGTCGTGTGCAGGGATTGACATTCGATCCGAAGCGTACATCAACTCTCTTGCCTGGTAAGGGTAGTACTGCTGAGCAAGTGGCATTGAGGCAATTGAAGGATATTGATAAGACCAACTCAAATTATAATGTTCGTTTGAGTGTCGGTTTGAACTATAACATCTTGAAGGGTCTGAAGTTCTCTTCTACTTATTCGCTTGACCATTACTTCACACGTGTGTACACGTTCACACCTGATTATTTGAAGTATGATAAGAAGTCTGAGGTTCAGGCTTCCAATATTGCAATGACGAATATCCAGACAGAGAATATTCTTACTTACAACTTGGCATTACCAAGTGAGCATAAGTTGGAGTTGATGGCTGGTATGACATATAACTATGACTTGTTGCAGAACTTAAGTGGTACTGCAAAGGGTGGTCCTACCAACTCTATTAAGTATGCTGGTGAGGGATGGCCTTCACTCTTCAATGATGGTGGAACAGTAAGAGCCGCACAGAGTTTCCTTACTAACCAGCAGGAGCAGTCATTGCTCAGTTTCTTAGGTCGTGCAGCTTATAGCTATAAGAAGCGTTACATGGCAGAGCTTTCTATCCGTGCAGATGGATCAAGTGTGTTCGGTAAGGATGTACGTTGGGGAACCTTCCCTTCTGTTGGTCTTGGTTGGGCATTCAGTGAAGAGCACTTCATGAAGAAGTTCTGGTGGTTAAGCTTCGGTAAACTTCGTGCTTCTTGGGGTAAGTCTGGACAGAAGTTCCAGGAGCCTTATTTGGCATTGGGTGTGATGGAGGAGAGTAACATCTTTAACGGTTCGTTAGGTCTTATCCCACAATCTATGGCTAATAAGAAGTTGACTTGGGAGGAGAGTGACCAGTATGACCTCGGTCTTGACTTGCAGATGCTGGATTATCGTTTGAAACTCAAGCTCGATTATTACTATAAGTATTCAAGCAAGCTGTTGATGCAATCTTATCTTCCAGGTAATGTCTTCCTTGCTACAAATATGTGGGATAATGCATCTGCTATCTCTAACGAAGGTATCGAGTTCGAGGCTCAGTATGATGTTATCCGCAAGAAGAATTGGAACTGGAGCGTAGGCTTCAACCTTTCTCATAATAAGAACATGCTGCGTAAGACATACAATGGCGAAGACCTTAATGATAAAGTCTTAGGTCGTCCAGTCTATGGTATCTATACTTTCAAGGATGAGGGAATCGTTCAGAAGGAAGAGGATATCCCAATGTATCTTAATGCATCAGGTAAGCAGATTCCACTTTACTTCCAATCAATCAATAATCCATTGCGTGTGGGCGGAAGAAAGATTAAGGACCAGAACTATGATGGTGTGATCGATGATAAGGACCTCTATTATGCTGGTAGCACACTTCCTGCAGTTTATGGTGGTTTGAATAGCCACTTGGAGTGGAAGGGATTGAGCTTTGATGTACTGTTCAGCTATACCATTAGCCGTAAGGTTATGAATATGTATAAGAACAGTGCCTTCACCTTTACAAAGGACTTTGGTGTTATTATGAACTACTTCCATGCTGGTGACTTCTGGACAACAAGCAATAGAGATGCGAAGTATCCATCACTTGAGTTTGCTGATAAGGATTATGTAGGTCAGTTTGATGGTAACGTCGATTCTAACATTGAGAATATTAGCTTCCTACGACTCAAGCAGTTGGTTATTGGTTATCAGATACCTAAGAACTGGCTGAAGGGTTCATTCATCAAAGATGCTAATGTTTACCTCAGCGGAGAGAATTTGTTCTTGCTTACCAATTACTCAGGAGTAGACCCAGAAATTATTAATCCTTATTCTGGTAAGGACGATGGAACACAGTATCCATTGAATAGAAAGGTTACTTTGGGTCTCAACTTAAAATTCTAA
- a CDS encoding porin family protein codes for MKRIAILIVLVASTLVSMAQNKLGTWSVIPHVGVSISSLLGGSGIYEVADNEVVEVKPYASLGFIGGADVMYQASDVVGVSAGLSFVQAGCKFKDDKEKNSVVYNRNLRMNYVAMPILIHSYLLPGFSVKAGVEPTWLLGARSHEIQQSFDVDKEGRKSNFHEDEFTIDIKNGMHKFGLSIPVGVSYEYENVVLGALYHVGVFNIYKEGDSSRSSVFEVSVGYKLNL; via the coding sequence ATGAAACGAATAGCTATTCTAATCGTATTAGTTGCATCAACTTTGGTATCAATGGCACAGAATAAATTAGGTACATGGTCAGTGATACCGCATGTTGGAGTGTCAATTTCTTCTTTGTTAGGTGGGTCTGGTATTTATGAAGTTGCTGACAATGAGGTTGTTGAGGTTAAACCCTATGCGTCATTAGGCTTTATTGGCGGAGCAGATGTGATGTATCAAGCATCAGATGTTGTTGGCGTTTCAGCTGGTTTATCTTTTGTTCAAGCAGGTTGTAAGTTTAAAGATGATAAAGAGAAGAACTCTGTAGTATATAATCGTAATTTGCGAATGAATTATGTTGCAATGCCGATTCTAATCCATAGTTATTTGTTACCAGGATTCTCAGTAAAGGCAGGTGTAGAGCCAACTTGGTTACTTGGTGCAAGAAGTCATGAAATACAACAGTCGTTTGATGTGGACAAGGAGGGTAGGAAGTCTAACTTCCACGAAGATGAGTTTACTATCGATATAAAGAATGGTATGCATAAGTTTGGTCTTTCTATACCAGTTGGCGTAAGCTATGAGTACGAAAACGTTGTGTTAGGAGCATTATATCATGTGGGAGTCTTTAATATTTACAAGGAAGGTGACTCTTCTCGTAGCAGCGTGTTTGAGGTGTCTGTAGGTTATAAATTAAATCTTTAA
- the truB gene encoding tRNA pseudouridine(55) synthase TruB: protein MNFKEGVIIPIDKPYGITSFKALAHVRYLCTQANDGKVKIGHAGTLDPLATGVLILATGKMTKQIETLQTHTKEYTATLQLGATTPSYDMEHEVNETFPTEHITMELIDATLPQFVGNIEQIPPTYSAVKVDGKRAFDYRRKGKDVTLKPKNIRIDEIEVVDFDAEKMQLSIRVVCGKGTYIRALARDLGRAVNSGAYLTALRRTRVGDVRVEDCVNYDQFEAWLQQQTIEK from the coding sequence ATGAACTTCAAAGAAGGAGTAATCATCCCTATCGACAAGCCCTACGGAATCACCAGTTTCAAGGCATTAGCGCACGTACGCTACCTTTGTACACAGGCGAATGACGGAAAAGTAAAGATTGGTCATGCAGGTACTTTAGACCCTTTGGCTACAGGAGTACTCATCCTTGCTACGGGTAAGATGACAAAACAGATTGAAACCTTGCAGACACATACAAAGGAATATACAGCGACCCTACAGTTGGGAGCAACCACACCAAGCTACGATATGGAGCATGAGGTGAATGAAACATTCCCAACTGAGCATATTACAATGGAACTGATAGACGCTACACTTCCTCAGTTTGTGGGTAATATCGAGCAGATTCCACCAACTTACAGTGCTGTAAAGGTGGATGGTAAGCGTGCTTTCGACTATCGAAGAAAAGGTAAGGATGTTACGTTAAAACCTAAGAACATTCGCATTGATGAGATAGAAGTAGTAGACTTCGATGCAGAGAAGATGCAATTATCAATCCGTGTCGTCTGCGGTAAAGGTACTTATATCCGTGCATTAGCACGCGACCTTGGACGAGCAGTGAATAGCGGAGCCTATCTTACAGCATTGCGCCGCACACGTGTTGGAGACGTAAGAGTGGAAGACTGCGTCAATTATGACCAGTTTGAAGC
- a CDS encoding DUF3078 domain-containing protein, with protein MKRNFLITLFLIVSLGTIAQVNHPISVRSDERPSMDKIQAYIDSLKSLKDSVFTRKMPKVQRGQRLRRNDMRLFLPLTYYGNVAERLFTRDRKESPILSELMHLYLTRPDLVEGTDRMVQQQQTKLDDIKAPIHHDPTLVEKVADRPVEPTNVPVDVLVKRPNFWTFSGDYALQFLQNYVSGNWYKGGESNYSALVSLVMQANYNNKQKVKWENRLELKYGMQSSRSDSLHSFKSTEDLIRLTSKLGLQATKRWYYTVQFIGNTQFSHSYRSNDPKIYSAFAAPLNINLSIGMDYSVDWMNHRLKGNFHLAPLAYNMKYTRMLELTRRLGIKDGNHFLHDFGSEFTVDLEWQLMESLTWKTRLYGYSTYKRTELEWENTFTFHFNRYISSRVFIYPRFDDGVRRDDHYAFWQLKEFASIGFQYSF; from the coding sequence ATGAAACGGAACTTTTTAATCACATTATTTTTAATAGTGAGCTTGGGTACTATTGCTCAAGTGAATCATCCTATCTCTGTTCGTAGCGATGAACGGCCGTCAATGGATAAGATTCAAGCGTATATTGATTCACTAAAATCGCTGAAGGATAGTGTGTTTACACGTAAGATGCCGAAAGTTCAACGCGGGCAGAGGCTTCGTCGGAATGATATGCGATTGTTTTTACCACTGACCTATTATGGTAATGTGGCAGAAAGACTGTTTACACGTGATAGAAAGGAAAGTCCAATTCTCTCAGAGTTGATGCACCTTTACTTGACACGTCCTGACCTTGTGGAGGGCACTGATCGTATGGTACAGCAACAGCAGACGAAATTAGATGATATTAAAGCACCAATACATCATGATCCTACATTGGTAGAGAAAGTGGCTGATCGTCCTGTTGAGCCAACAAATGTACCTGTAGATGTTTTGGTAAAGCGTCCTAATTTCTGGACGTTTAGTGGTGATTATGCTCTACAGTTCCTGCAGAATTACGTATCTGGAAACTGGTATAAAGGTGGCGAAAGCAATTATTCTGCTTTGGTTTCATTGGTCATGCAAGCTAATTATAATAATAAGCAGAAAGTGAAGTGGGAGAACCGTTTGGAATTAAAATATGGTATGCAGAGCAGCCGCTCCGACTCCCTACACAGTTTTAAGAGTACAGAGGACTTGATTCGTCTTACCTCTAAACTCGGTTTGCAGGCAACAAAGCGTTGGTATTATACGGTTCAGTTTATTGGCAATACGCAATTTAGCCATTCTTACCGTTCAAATGATCCAAAGATTTATTCAGCTTTTGCAGCTCCGTTGAACATAAACCTTTCTATCGGTATGGATTACTCGGTAGACTGGATGAACCATCGTTTGAAGGGTAACTTCCACTTGGCACCATTAGCCTATAATATGAAGTATACTCGTATGTTAGAGTTGACGCGTCGTTTGGGTATCAAGGATGGTAATCATTTCCTGCATGACTTCGGTTCTGAGTTTACGGTTGATTTAGAATGGCAGTTGATGGAATCGCTTACTTGGAAGACACGCCTGTATGGCTATTCGACTTATAAGCGTACGGAGTTAGAATGGGAGAATACCTTTACCTTCCACTTTAATCGCTATATATCAAGTCGTGTGTTTATCTATCCTCGTTTTGATGATGGTGTACGTCGTGATGACCATTATGCCTTTTGGCAGTTGAAGGAGTTTGCTTCTATAGGTTTCCAGTATAGTTTCTAA
- a CDS encoding undecaprenyl-diphosphate phosphatase, with translation MTLLQTIIISIVEGLTEFLPVSSTGHMIITQNLLGVPSGDEFVHAFTFIIQFGAILSVVCLYWKRFFQIDHTPVPADETCTFKKIIHPIRFYWLLFIGVLPAVIIGLAAKKSGLLDWLLDSVWVVAIMLVVGGIFMLYCDKLFNKGKEENQVTEKRAFSIGLFQCLSVIPGTSRSMATIVGGMANGLTRKRAAEFSFFLAVPTMAGATLLDLLDLLKGDSTWASAHNLIMLAVGCVISFIVALLAMKWFVSFLAKYGFKWFGWYRIIVGVIIIIMLLCDIPLNMVD, from the coding sequence ATGACACTTTTACAAACGATTATTATCTCCATTGTCGAAGGACTGACGGAGTTCCTTCCCGTGTCATCTACGGGTCACATGATTATTACACAAAATCTTTTAGGTGTACCATCAGGTGACGAGTTTGTACATGCCTTTACCTTCATCATACAGTTTGGTGCTATCCTCTCTGTCGTATGCTTATATTGGAAGCGCTTTTTCCAGATTGACCATACACCTGTACCTGCTGATGAAACTTGTACTTTCAAGAAGATTATTCATCCAATCCGCTTCTACTGGTTATTGTTCATTGGTGTCCTACCAGCTGTTATCATTGGCTTAGCAGCTAAGAAAAGTGGTTTACTTGACTGGCTGCTCGACTCAGTTTGGGTTGTAGCAATAATGCTCGTTGTGGGTGGTATCTTCATGCTTTATTGTGATAAACTGTTCAATAAGGGAAAAGAAGAGAATCAAGTAACAGAAAAGCGTGCCTTTAGCATTGGTCTTTTCCAGTGCCTATCGGTTATCCCTGGCACAAGCCGATCTATGGCTACTATCGTTGGCGGTATGGCAAACGGATTGACACGTAAGCGTGCAGCAGAGTTCTCATTCTTCCTTGCAGTACCTACTATGGCTGGTGCAACACTGCTCGACCTACTTGATTTATTAAAAGGTGACAGCACATGGGCGTCTGCTCATAACCTTATAATGCTCGCTGTAGGCTGTGTTATATCATTTATCGTTGCGCTATTGGCAATGAAATGGTTTGTAAGTTTCCTTGCAAAATATGGTTTCAAGTGGTTCGGTTGGTATCGTATCATCGTTGGCGTTATCATTATTATAATGCTGCTCTGTGATATTCCACTGAATATGGTTGACTAA
- a CDS encoding fasciclin domain-containing protein, giving the protein MKKIIYIIAVCLTMGVLSSCTKYNFDDTGLANGKHDMTMWEYFKGDSYNWDSLCVMTERAGLVSLFQGTSQYGKNFTFFGPTNHSINRYLYDNGMTRVSDIPVADCKKFILNCVLPNKRVMLDDFKEGVKSSDVSTPIGKGGETVEMASGNQLWIYTFRESYNSVPGAGPLRIHLVSPTTTKTSDVASCNIETNTGVVHSLVYDFNLTDF; this is encoded by the coding sequence ATGAAAAAGATTATATATATAATAGCTGTGTGTCTGACAATGGGAGTACTCTCCAGTTGTACCAAGTATAACTTTGATGACACAGGTCTTGCTAATGGTAAGCACGATATGACGATGTGGGAATACTTCAAAGGCGATAGCTATAACTGGGATTCTCTTTGCGTGATGACTGAGCGTGCAGGTTTAGTTTCTCTTTTCCAAGGTACAAGTCAGTATGGCAAGAACTTCACGTTCTTTGGTCCTACCAATCATAGTATCAATCGTTATCTCTATGATAATGGAATGACGAGAGTGTCAGATATTCCTGTTGCTGACTGTAAGAAGTTTATCTTAAATTGTGTTTTACCTAACAAGCGAGTGATGCTTGATGATTTTAAGGAAGGTGTTAAATCTTCTGATGTATCAACACCAATCGGTAAGGGTGGTGAGACAGTAGAGATGGCTTCTGGTAATCAGTTGTGGATTTATACATTCCGTGAGTCTTACAACAGTGTTCCTGGTGCTGGACCGTTGCGTATCCACTTGGTTTCCCCAACGACCACCAAGACTTCTGACGTTGCTTCATGTAATATTGAAACAAACACAGGAGTGGTTCACTCACTTGTTTATGACTTCAACTTAACCGACTTTTAA
- a CDS encoding cell division protein FtsX produces the protein MAKKRNKARSRHSLQVVTLCISTAMVLMLIGIVVLTGFTSRNLSSYVKENLTITMILQPDMNTEESTALCERIRTLHYINSLNFISKEQALKDGTKELGANPAEFAGENPFTGEVEVQLKANYANNDSIRNIVQQLRTYRGVSDITYPQSLVESVNQTLGKISLVLLVIAVLLTIISFSLINNTIRLSIYAHRFSIHTMKLVGGSWSFIRAPFLRRAVLEGLVSALLAIVVLGIGICLLYEKEPEITKLLSWDALIITAIVMLAFGVIIATFCAWLSVNKFLRMKAGDLYKI, from the coding sequence ATGGCAAAAAAGAGAAACAAAGCCCGCAGTCGTCATAGTCTGCAGGTTGTCACACTATGTATCAGTACAGCTATGGTACTGATGCTGATTGGTATAGTTGTACTTACAGGCTTTACCAGTCGCAATCTTAGTTCTTATGTAAAGGAGAATCTGACTATCACAATGATTCTCCAACCCGATATGAATACGGAAGAGAGTACTGCTCTCTGCGAGCGTATTCGCACCTTGCATTATATCAATAGCTTGAACTTTATCAGTAAAGAACAGGCGTTGAAGGATGGAACCAAAGAATTAGGTGCCAACCCTGCCGAATTTGCAGGTGAAAATCCGTTTACGGGTGAGGTAGAAGTACAGTTGAAGGCTAACTATGCTAACAATGACTCTATCCGCAATATTGTTCAGCAATTGCGTACCTATCGTGGTGTGAGTGACATCACTTATCCACAGAGTTTGGTAGAAAGTGTAAACCAAACATTGGGTAAGATTAGTTTGGTGTTATTGGTTATTGCTGTATTGCTCACCATCATCTCATTCTCTCTGATTAACAATACTATCCGATTGAGTATCTATGCACATCGTTTCTCAATCCACACGATGAAACTTGTTGGTGGTTCATGGAGTTTTATCCGTGCGCCATTCTTGCGCCGTGCAGTATTAGAAGGATTAGTTTCAGCCCTATTGGCTATTGTAGTCTTGGGTATAGGAATATGTCTCCTCTATGAAAAGGAACCAGAGATTACGAAATTATTGTCATGGGATGCATTGATTATCACAGCAATCGTAATGTTAGCTTTTGGTGTGATTATTGCAACCTTCTGCGCATGGTTGTCAGTAAACAAGTTCCTGCGCATGAAGGCAGGTGACTTATATAAGATTTAA